From the Porphyrobacter sp. CACIAM 03H1 genome, the window CGAGGAACCGACCATCAACCGCAAGACCTTCATCAGGTTCTGCCAGGAACTGATCGACCGCGGCCTGCCCGACAAGGTGAAGTGGGGCATCAACACCCGCGTCACCGACATCTATCGCGACAAGGAGCTGCTGTCCTTCTACCGCAAGGCAGGCCTCGTCCATGTCAGCCTCGGCACCGAGGCGGCGGCGCAGATGAAGCTCGACCGGTTCAACAAGGAAACCAAGGTCGAGGAGAACAAGGAGGCGATCCGCCTGCTGCGCGAGGCAGACATCTTCGTCGAGGCGCAGTTCATCGTCGGCCTCGACAACGAGACGCCAGAGCTGCTGGAGGAGACCTTCCAGATGGCGTGGGACTGGCAGCCCGATCTCGCCAACTGGGCGATGTACACGCCCTGGCCCTACACGCCGCTGTTCGAGACGCTGAAGGATCAGGTCGAGGTCCACGATTTCAGCAAGTACAACTTCGTCACCCCGATCATGAAACCCGCCGCGATGGAGCGGGGCGAGCTGCTCGACGGGGTGATGAAGAACTACCGCCGCTTCTACATGAGGAAGGCGCTGTTCCACTATCCGTGGCGCGGCACCGGCTTCCGGCGGCGCTATCTGCTGGGGTGCCTCTGGGCCTTCCTGCGCGCCGGGTTCAAGCGGACCTTCTACGATCTCGGCAAGGCGGGCTACTGGGGGCCGCAGACGAAGAAGAGCGTCGAGTTCCACTTCGACGAAAGCCGCGCCGCCGCGATCGATGCCGCCGCCGACTGGGAAACCGCCGCCGACCGCGCCGCGCAGGCGCAGGAGCGCCGCGAAGCTGTGCGCAGCCAGATGAAGCAGCGGGGTGAGCAACGCCGGCGGGACCGGATCGATGTCGATTGAGGCTCGCCTTCAGGGGCGCCGCAAGCCCGGCGCGCTGATCGGGCCCAATGCGGTGCTCAAGGCGGTGGAGGTGATGGAGGAGCGGCTCGGGGCTGCCGAGACCCGCGCGATCCTTCTCGATGCGCAGATTCACCGCCTGCCTTCGGGCGAGCACATGATCCCCGAGATCGAGGCGCTTCGGCTCCACCGCTGGCTGTC encodes:
- the bchE gene encoding magnesium-protoporphyrin IX monomethyl ester anaerobic oxidative cyclase, with amino-acid sequence MRILFVHPNYRSGGAEIAGTWPPAWVAYLTGPLKRAGFHDITFIDAMTEGLSDEELADRMRALQPDIVGTTAITPSIYAAERVLEVAALTVPRAVRVLGGIHATFMYAQVLAEAPHIDVIVRGEGEEIAVELFTAIKEGRWPHEARAIRGLAFREGEKVVATEAADTIKDMASIKPDWDILDWNQYTYIPLGTRVAIPNLARGCPFTCSFCSQWKFWRDYRVRDPKDVVDEIQELHEKHGVGFFILADEEPTINRKTFIRFCQELIDRGLPDKVKWGINTRVTDIYRDKELLSFYRKAGLVHVSLGTEAAAQMKLDRFNKETKVEENKEAIRLLREADIFVEAQFIVGLDNETPELLEETFQMAWDWQPDLANWAMYTPWPYTPLFETLKDQVEVHDFSKYNFVTPIMKPAAMERGELLDGVMKNYRRFYMRKALFHYPWRGTGFRRRYLLGCLWAFLRAGFKRTFYDLGKAGYWGPQTKKSVEFHFDESRAAAIDAAADWETAADRAAQAQERREAVRSQMKQRGEQRRRDRIDVD